One Castanea sativa cultivar Marrone di Chiusa Pesio chromosome 4, ASM4071231v1 DNA window includes the following coding sequences:
- the LOC142632285 gene encoding RNA polymerase II transcriptional coactivator KIWI-like, which translates to MASGFRGKRKEEEEYASEGEFEGQAPPKKRTFNSNSNSNSKKDSDDDSADNIVVCEISRNRRVTVRTWQGKVVVDIREYYNKDGKQLPGKKGISLTMDQWNVLRDHVEEIDKAVNESS; encoded by the exons atggctTCGGGGTTTAGGGGAAAGagaaaggaggaggaggagtacGCATCGGAAGGCGAGTTTGAAGGCCAAGCGCCCCCTAAGAAGAGAACCttcaactccaactccaactccaactctAAGAAGGACTCTGACGATGACTCTGCTGACAACATCGTCGTTTGCGAG ATATCGAGGAATAGGAGAGTGACGGTGAGGACTTGGCAAGGCAAGGTTGTTGTGGACATTCGTGAGTATTACAACAAAGATGGCAAGCAACTCCCTGGCAAAAAAG GAATCTCACTTACCATGGATCAG TGGAATGTACTCCGAGATCATGTTGAAGAAATTGACAAGGCTGTTAATGAGAGTTCTTAG
- the LOC142632513 gene encoding uncharacterized protein LOC142632513, translated as MTPMEDITKHWSSLSLSEKEGSGLRLRKEQAITEFAIAARFLTKRPLNIEAIANTFTPLWRTKSGFKIKNLGNHMILFSFDNIGEVDRILNSEPWSFDKHLMVLTHYDKDTSLNPLDFNRVFFWVQVFDIPVRYRNREVAEQICEVLGSVIHPPDAPDSDGGSFIRVRVQIDISLPLCRGRLISLEDGKEHWVSFKYERLLNLCYWCGLLTHEDKNCNKWIDSEGSLQQKDQQFGPWLRALPYQASRRNVINVPGFFAKKNKECPVLYSPGTQPPTAHGGP; from the coding sequence ATGACACCAATGGAGGACATTACTAAACATTGGAgttcgctctctctctctgaaaaagAGGGATCAGGACTACGACTGAGAAAGGAGCAAGCCATTACGGAGTTTGCCATTGCTGCCAGATTCCTCACTAAGCGCCCCCTCAACATCGAAGCCATCGCCAACACCTTCACTCCCCTGTGGAGAACCAAATCAggtttcaaaattaaaaatcttgGCAATCATATGATTCTCTTTTCCTTTGACAACATAGGAGAAGTAGATAGAATTCTTAATTCGGAGCCTTGGTCCTTCGACAAGCACCTAATGGTGCTCACACACTATGATAAGGATACTTCCCTAAACCCATTAGACTTCAATAGGGTCTTTTTCTGGGTTCAAGTCTTTGATATTCCAGTTAGATACCGAAATAGAGAAGTAGCTGAACAGATCTGTGAAGTCCTGGGATCTGTCATCCACCCTCCTGATGCACCGGACAGTGACGGAGGCAGCTTCATCAGGGTTAGGGTGCAAATTGACATTTCCCTCCCCCTCTGCAGGGGCAGACTGATCTCCCTAGAAGACGGGAAAGAACACTGGGTATCCTTTAAATATGAGCGTTTACTCAACTTGTGCTACTGGTGTGGGCTCCTTACCCATGAGGATAAGAATTGCAATAAATGGATTGATAGTGAAGGTTCACTACAGCAAAAAGATCAGCAATTTGGCCCCTGGCTAAGGGCCCTACCCTACCAAGCTTCGCGAAGAAATGTCATAAATGTACCTGGTTTTTTTGcgaagaaaaacaaagaatgcCCAGTCCTCTACTCTCCTGGTACGCAGCCCCCCACCGCCCACGGCGGGCCCTGA
- the LOC142632512 gene encoding uncharacterized protein LOC142632512, which yields MSWLCWNVRGLGNRRTVRKLGSLVRAQDPNALFLAETWSGEDFLKRLCRELLFDHFWIVPQVNRTGCLALFWKNSVHIEVISSSPNHIDTIVGSKPETKWRFTSIYGFAEAARKHETWSMIRSLHHSISLPWLCTGDFNEILWSHEKLGLASRPEGGMKLFRDVLDECGLKDFGYAGEKFTWKGKRQGVWFLRGSTGQLQTISGPSLTRAPRYSISIPSLRTTNQLSSIRKASFQG from the coding sequence ATGAGTTGGCTTTGTTGGAACGTGCGTGGGCTTGGGAACCGACGCACCGTTCGAAAACTCGGATCTCTGGTTCGAGCACAAGATCCCAATGCTCTTTTCTTGGCCGAGACTTGGTCAGGGGAAGATTTTTTGAAAAGACTCTGTAGGGAGCTTTTGTTTGATCATTTTTGGATAGTCCCTCAAGTAAATAGAACGGGATGTCTAGCTCTGTTTTGGAAAAATTCAGTTCACATTGAGGTAATCTCTTCCTCCCCCAATCATATTGACACCATTGTTGGTAGTAAGCCTGAAACCAAATGGAGGTTTACAAGTATTTACGGATTCGCAGAAGCAGCCAGGAAGCACGAAACTTGGTCCATGATCAGATCGCTCCACCACTCTATCTCCCTCCCTTGGCTCTGCACAGGGGACTTCAATGAAATACTGTGGTCTCATGAAAAACTTGGTCTCGCTTCGAGACCGGAAGGAGGTATGAAACTCTTCCGGGATGTCCTGGACGAGTGTGGTCTCAAGGACTTTGGGTATGCAGGAGAGAAGTTTACTTGGAAGGGTAAGAGGCAGGGGGTATGGTTTTTGAGAGGCTCGACAGGGCAGTTGCAAACAATCAGTGGTCCTTCCTTAACCCGGGCTCCTCGATATTCCATCTCCATTCCCtctcttcggaccacaaaccaaTTGTCATCAATCCGGAAGGCATCTTTCCAAGGCTAA
- the LOC142632511 gene encoding uncharacterized protein LOC142632511, with translation MWLSDGGCSQTVKDAWGHPSTKASMALVAGKLKNCGEKLLSWSRQSFGNIKKAIELKSKRLNKAELEAAKGKGEANLIGNLKAELNDLLDKESQMWRQRSRALFLKEGDRNTRYFHSKASKRFCRNRMLGLRNESNVWCTDDSQIKEISIQYYQTLFATSHPTEFDAILETVFPSVTQEMNAQLLRPFTREKIEIAIKQMEPIMAPGPDGMPPLFYQSFWSLVGDKVCSAVLDCLNNCKIPHEINHTNITLIPKVKSPENITEFRPISLCNVIYKLVSKVLANRLKVVLPAIVSENQSAFQAGRVITDNVLMAFETLHYMKNHQSGKSGFMALKLDMNKAYDRVEWLYLEKIMRKMGFDEKWVALMMECTTSVSYSILINGVPTDVIHPSRGIRQGSILEAKEGKGSFAWKSILKGREIIQKGLLWRVGNGSSIRIFHDNWLPDPSIKKILSKPLLLDSQDMVSSLIDWEKHCWSRDVIDANFSPREATTIKAIPLSLSYQQLLDLELNEQPSTSDLSSTKQLWNGIWKLRVPNRVKTLIWRTSTNSLPSKVWSVNFGWLLSEAGKATCFLDVLKLCSERSNLVDMLAMTVAQIWTRRNKLRVGDDVPPLGLINQLALVSLQEFHQSSLNPPKAPLPPKDSKWLPPPTNWVKVNFDGATFGTSSSAGLGVIIRNDLGLVMAAFTQPIPLPTSVEMVDVLAARSALCFAKDLGFTKLVVEGDSKIAIQALTNDSLSSSCFGHIIKDIKRLSSTLESVIFSHTRRQGNEVAHGMARMACNFSLFQSWMEDVPSGVKAVYLSEIPQ, from the exons ATGTGGCTCAGTGATGGGGGCTGCAGCCAGACTGTGAAGGACGCTTGGGGTCACCCCTCTACCAAAGCTTCAATGGCGTTGGTTGCTGGTAAGCTTAAAAACTGCGGTGAAAAACTCCTGTCTTGGAGTCGTCAATCTTTTGGAAACATTAAAAAAGCAATTGAATTGAAATCGAAGAGGCTTAACAAAGCAGAATTGGAAGCTGCAAAAGGAAAGGGGGAGGCAAACTTAATCGGGAACTTGAAAGCAGAGCTCAATGATCTCCTGGACAAAGAAAGCCAAATGTGGCGCCAGCGGTCTAGGGCTCTCTTTCTGAAGGAGGGGGATCGTAACACAAGGTATTTCCATAGTAAAGCCTCCAAAAGATTCTGTAGGAATAGAATGTTGGGTTTAAGAAACGAATCAAATGTGTGGTGCACGGATGACTCCCAGATTAAAGAGATTTCAATCCAATATTATCAAACTCTATTTGCCACCTCCCACCCCACTGAATTCGATGCAATTTTGGAGACTGTCTTCCCCTCAGTTACTCAAGAAATGAATGCTCAACTACTTAGGCCTTTCACACGGGAGAAAATTGAGATTGCCATCAAGCAAATGGAACCCATCATGGCTCCGGGCCCCGACGGTATGCCCCCTCTGTTTTATCAATCTTTTTGGTCTCTGGTTGGTGATAAGGTTTGCTCTGCAGTTCTAGATTGtttaaataattgtaaaattcCTCATGAGATAAATCATACCAACATTACCTTGATCCCAAAAGTAAAATCCCCAGAAAACATCACTGAGTTCAGGCCCATCAGTCTATGCAACGTGATCTATAAGCTAGTCTCAAAAGTCCTAGCTAACAGACTTAAGGTTGTTCTGCCTGCAATAGTTTCCGAGAACCAAAGTGCTTTTCAAGCTGGTAGGGTCATCACAGACAACGTGCTCATGGCCTTTGAAACTCTCCACTATATGAAAAACCACCAATCCGGCAAGTCGGGGTTCATGGCATTGAAATTAGATATGAACAAGGCATACGATCGTGTTGAATGGTTGTATCTTGAGAAGATCATGAGGAAGATGGGTTTTGATGAAAAGTGGGTTGCTCTAATGATGGAATGCACCACCTCGGTGAGCTACTCCATTCTTATTAACGGTGTTCCTACAGACGTGATTCACCCCTCGAGAGGCATTAGACAAG GTAGCATTCTTGAGGCTAAAGAAGGTAAGGGATCCTTTGCTTGGAAAAGCATCCTAAAGGGCAGAGAGATAATCCAAAAAGGCTTGCTTTGGCGAGTGGGAAATGGTTCATCAATTCGGATTTTCCATGACAACTGGCTGCCGGATCCCAGTATCAAGAAAATCCTTTCAAAACCTCTCTTGCTAGACAGCCAGGACATGGTCTCATCCCTTATTGACTGGGAGAAGCATTGCTGGTCCCGGGATGTAATTGACGCGAACTTCTCTCCACGAGAAGCTACCACAATCAAGGCCATACCTCTCAGCTTGA GTTACCAACAGCTACTAGACCTGGAACTAAATGAGCAACCAAGCACCTCGGACCTATCCAGTACCAAGCAGCTATGGAATGGCATTTGGAAATTGAGAGTTCCTAATAGAGTTAAGACTTTAATTTGGAGAACGAGCACAAACTCACTACCATCGAAG GTTTGGAGTGTCAATTTTGGCTGGTTGCTTAGCGAAGCAGGTAAGGCGACATGTTTTCTTGATGTGTTGAAACTGTGCTCGGAGAGGAGTAATTTAGTAGACATGCTGGCTATGACAGTTGCCCAGATTTGGACTAGGCGCAACAAACTCCGTGTTGGTGATGATGTTCCCCCTCTGGGTTTGATCAACCAGCTAGCTTTGGTCAGTCTCCAGGAATTCCATCAGTCCTCCCTAAACCCCCCAAAAGCCCCCCTTCCCCCAAAGGACTCTAAATGGCTACCTCCTCCTACTAATTGGGTGAAAGTCAACTTTGATGGAGCCACTTTCGGTACCTCCAGCTCAGCAGGCTTGGGAGTGATAATTCGAAACGACTTGGGTCTAGTTATGGCTGCTTTTACACAACCCATTCCACTGCCTACATCAGTAGAGATGGTGGACGTGTTGGCAGCCCGGAGTGCCCTATGTTTTGCAAAGGATCTAGGCTTTACTAAGCTAGTAGTGGAAGGAGACTCAAAGATTGCTATCCAAGCTCTTACAAATGATAGTCTTTCTTCTTCCTGCTTTGGGCACATTATCAAGGATATCAAGAGGTTGTCTTCAACACTTGAAAGTGTTATTTTCAGTCATACTCGTAGGCAGGGCAATGAAGTTGCCCACGGCATGGCTAGAATGGCatgtaatttttctcttttccaatcctggatggaggatgttccttCAGGGGTGAAAGCTGTGTACCTCTCTGAAATTCCTCAATGA